cagcctttattccATGTTAATGCTTTAGTTACAAGTCTAAGCTGAATCAATAACTGTCTGATGGAATCTTGCTCTTCTGCTGTTGGATTTTATCTGTTGTTTGCTGCTGGATTCtaatctgctggaaaaatatcagcttctgaaatattagcATTTGtaccagcttctgaaatataTTAGCTTCTGCTGGAATTTCGCATTGCTGCTGAAATGCTGGAAATTCGAGTTCTCACAGGTTCGGCCTAGAGGTTTATTGTAAGGGCAGAGTTCCTAGGTTGTCTAAtatgacagtcaagtctgattttcTAAAACGAATCCGTAGAGGACAACCTTCAGATGAAcaattgcagaaatggagactgaaggatgaagccaagggcagtgtactctactaAGTttctgatggtattgtgagatacataGGTAGAATATGGGTTCTTAAAGTTGATTCGATCAGaaaggatattctgacagaggcacatgcatctctgTATTCCATCCACCcaagaggtaccaagatgtataaggatctacagATTTTGTagtggtggccagggatgaagcgagacatccgccgatttgtgtcagaatgtctcacttgccaacaagtgaaagctgaacatcagaggccagcagggatgcttaagtcactccctatccctgagtggaaatgagagaatATTACTATAAACTTCGTCATTGGGTTgccaaagtcagtcagaggatttAATGCCATTttggttatagtggatcgactcactaaatcagcgcatttctcgccagtgaagacgactttctccatgacgcagtatgcggagctctatatcagggagatttttcgattgcacgggatctcagtttctattgtgtccgacagggacccaagatttacatcgtccttttggaagagtttacatgcagccatggggacaaagttgatattcagtacagcttttcacccgcataCAGATGACCAGTCTGAGCGTGTGATCCAGATATTGGAGGATTTTTTGAgggcttgtgtgatcgatttccatgaaaattgggaatcgaagctacctctagtggagtttatctacaacaacagtttccaagcatctataggtatggctccctatgaggcactgtatggaaggaagtgcagatcaccggtTTAATCGGATGAAGTTGGTGAAAGGGCAGAAattggtccagagatagtttAGCAGACTgtagatgtggtggtcaagattcgagacaggatgaagaccgcccagagccgtcaaaagagttatgctgacaggAGAAGAAGGGATtttgagtttgccgtaggtgatcacgtttttgtaaaattaccacctatgaagggtgttatgagatttgggaaaagaggcaagctgagttcGAGGTTTATTGGGCcattcgagattcttgacagagctgggacattagcttatcgtgttgcccttccgacgaatctggccggggtacacaatgtgttccacgtctcgatttTGAGAAAGTATCTAGCCAATCCTTCGCACGTGTTGAGCTATGTaccgttgcagcttgctccagatctgtcgtatgagaaaagacccgtccaaatcctaAACAGACAAGAGCGTAGGCTTcagaacaaagtgaccaagctggtcaaagtccagtggctgaatcaatcagtggaggaggtcacttgggagaccgaagcagatatgagggaccgctacccggagttgtttggtaagatttaatttccatgacaaaatttatataagtggaggaggaactgtagagcccaaaatcagtacacgtaaactcatgcatttatttaattgttaaatcatttatttaatctaaaataatttttctaagcGATGCATAAATTATGTCTttgcattatttttaattatttatgtttagatGGTGCATGTTAAGTgtttttttgagtttcatgtttaaggcgattattcgatgtgGGAGCGAGGAAAAGATACCGaagacgattttggcaattttaaaagttggtattttattttaaatgaggattggggcattttaatcaatttatttaaatttttagcattttctttaAAGCCTAGATTAGTCATTTGGTAATTTTAAGATCTttcaaaacttttaaagtttatcaagtttataaattgtgtgttttattttaattaatgattttatgGTAAaggttagtattttatttagctGATAATTATTGGTTAAGCACAAATTTCACTCCCTAATTATACTAATCACACGAACACACACAATAACACACCCACACACTTACACGACTCACACACCCACACAATTGCATCTCACTTTCATATTTTTGAGAGgaaaaaactagggttcttgatCTAGAGAGCGGCCGCTCCCTTCCTCTGAATTTCCAGCAAggttttgttgagttttcttcaaagaaaatcgttacacgatcgtcccggatcaacctcgtaCTCGTTCCGCTTCAATATCGCCGGTTTggtaaaattttcatatcaaaggcacatatattctatttttcctgcATCGAtaatgtcatagtatgtgttgtgatgtttttatgcgtaaaaaatCCATGTGTGTTGTgtaaagtttgagcagaaacttgttggatcgattttttaaacgattttatgatctaaaactcaaaatgtactattattttaaatactgcgattttttgaTCGTGTTTTTTGagaaactttcaacataaaaatcgtagaactttttgataccttcgatttgatataaaattcaaaatatttggataagaaatgagtgagttatgattgttttcgtgaCACTGCTCAAACtacatttttctgaaaatatgttattgatgtgttcttgaagttttattgttgcaggcttcgttggagatcgaCGGGTGATTGCTGCTACATTTAGGTAAGTCGAGAATGTGGTTGGGATGATTGTTGGTGattcgtttcgtgtcgttaggtaCTTGGTtgaattagaagtcgtaggaatcgATTTGATGTCAAATTTCGTGTTCATGAGTTATGTTGCGTGGTAGGTTGAGCGTCGTTGTTTTGGGACATTGTATGAGTTTAGTCAATGCCATATCACCTTAGGGTGTGTCTCGAGGTGTCGATTCTTTGTCCATTTGATCTAGTTTGGAGAAATAAGCACCATGTAAAGTTTTCCTGCAGGTTTGATCTTTCGTGTCTAGAGGGACCCCTActacacggacccttacacggggtccgtgcctttgtttcttccGAAGTGTCAAAATTTTCGAGCCCACACAGACCCTGTCACGAGGTCCGTGCCCTCCCTTCTTTTAGACTATGTCCCTACCATAGGTAcacggacctaggcacggggtccgggtCCTCCTTTTTCTTCGAGACAAATTTTAcagaacctacacggacctgtagccggacctgggcacgtgGTCCGTGTACTTCctgttttgggaaaaattttagACTTCACCTCAGGTTTTGATTTGGGGTTCAAGATCATggttagtacgatgattaaacgaggtcaagtcctgAACGAACTAGGTCATAAGCTACTTATTCATTTtggtggtgagcacgaatacctacgtctaagttatgcaagttaagtgtttgaattcatgttagtatgtgcagcagtgacCCCAAGCGAGAttcaacgaatccctcaatgccaagtaagtatgtccgacgtgcaaaataaaatacttttaagtttttgaggtatgctaaatgtcttgtgaccaaattatgtatgagattggaaagcgataaagcatgaccagggaccaatccaccccgttaaagcatgaaagGGTTCAGATCAGGATttgaaagcggtaaagcatgaccagggaccaatccacaccgttaaagcatgaacgggttcagatcaggattgaaaagcggtaaagcatgaccagggaccaatccacccgttaaagcatgaacggggatctcatgtatgtggcagtggatcttctctgtcagcccagtactttggtttagtctgatcaggcgcttttatgtatgggtcacttgctttgaatcaTGCCTCTactcaaaatgatgttatgtatgctcaagtatgtatgaaggaagcatgtttatgaaaaattctacgttgatggcacgtctatatatgtatgtatgttcaagtttggttgcatgttcaagttttaagtatgtacATCCTAtttgaagatgcatgtggttttattatgtagtacttgctaccttccagtttatacgtgttaagtctttagactcacttgacttgatcgatgcaggtgaggatgagatCAAGGAGACtagggtggggaccaaggagaaggcttggactgagctggaggctagacccgaggaccgcccagtttttaagaatttatgaaatgttcaaatactctgatttcacacTTTTGTTACGTTTTTTAAACAGGtatttttagcaaactttatttgcgatctttttatttcaattatctttggaggaacagtttattttaaatcgaaGTTTGAGGGTTTGTCTCTtattgaagaaaatttttatttttccgcaaattttaaatagtttaaaagtatggtacgttacaaaattgattaaataaaaaatttatgagacGGTCTATTCAAAATGTAATATGTCGGTTAAAGTTTTCCTATTTCAGACGTTATAAGCCTATTTATGTTATTAAGAGCCAGACTAGTCTATCGTGATTATCAAATAATAATGAGGTGAATCATTGTAAACTTGACTATAAATGATAaagaataatcattttaaattcgtaacaattttaaattatttgtccAAAACAGTTagaaatataacatattaaaaaaatattcaatctaCAGACGTACAAGCATAATACGTAAATATCgatatatgaaaatataaatgAGAACGAATTTTAACCTCTCTAGCCGTTGATATTGAATATGAGATAAGAATTTGAGAGATTTCACGAACACGAGAAAACAAAGATATTCTAAATCTTTAAGCAAtttatgagattgtgtattTTCTGAATAATTGCATTGATTTAGGGCCTTGTATGCCACTATTTTATACGTTCCCTAACCATCATAGAGAAACTCAAGATTTGGCAAATCTTGATGATTTTTATCTTGGGTAtggtaaatcaaatatcaagatGGTATGATATTCTTGATTTACtttcttttaaatatcatatgtctctcatatttattttattatgttgaccataattgaattattttatggacttaaataaaataatataatcttcTCTCAATTGGTTTACATATTTCAGATAACTAATAAAGAAATCAATCACCATCCAAATTTAATAAACAAATACACGAATCATGGTAATATGTCATCTTATACTgattattatcttccatgtatcacatatatcatattCCTTAATAAACTTAATGAATAAAGCCAATTATGTATTCTAGGTACaacttaaataatattttttcaaaataactgAATATGTAcataactgaatatgagacatcaTAACCGAATGAGTTTCATAAATCAAAACCAAATTTATATACCATAAAATCCTTTTAAGAACCAAGTTCATCATTAATTATCACATAATTCACAAGGGCAAAATTTTGCACTTATATTACTCAATGAATAGGCATGGATCATGCTAGTGTCAAACAGAATTATGcgtttttggttattttgagtGTCATTGCAGGAACCTAGGCAGTATATGTATATCAGAAAGCACGCGCAGTCGTGCATACCAAGGGAGATGAGAGCTCACAGACAGAATCTTGCGTCCACTTGCGCGCTATGCCTGTGCACCCATTCAGGCAGGAGCTCACGAGAATCAGAGAAGCTCCCGCACACTAGCGTGAGGAGGACGCACAGCCGCAAACCACGAAGCGTGCAGCAAGGAAATTGTACGAACATCGCAACTATAAAAGGACCGAAACCATAGGTCACAAGAAAACACGAAAGAAGGAACGGGACATCGAAGAACAAGGATCGAAGATTTAAGAACGCATATTCCGAAGATGGAGATGTGTCTCGACTTcttctcttttcttcttctccGCTTCTTGTTGCCTGCTTTTATTAGTTAATTAGTGAAACACATGTTTTGGTTTTACCTGTATTTTATCatgaactaatttatttaatctaaAAGATGACGTAGCTTGGTCGAACCTACGTTTAGGaattattgatttatatatgcgaattttttcttggtttatttatatttatcagATTTTATTGTATTCAATTACTTAATCAATAATTGGAGTACCAGAAGTGTTTGAGATCTGTCACTCAGGAGATGAGGTTTTGAATCGAATCATAGGAAAATATATCATTGTGTTTATAGAGTTCGGAAGACCTATAATTCCAGCGAACCCGTTAAAAGAATTGTTGTGctattgaaataatttaatatttgattttcaataGGGATATTGGACTCGATATTAGATAATTAATTCATACGTTACACTTAGGAAAGGGAGAAGGAATGTTTGAGAATTCTTGGTTAGTAAacatgttgaatttatgaatatatatgttaatgaaattttaatatGTGGAAGACCAAGTGAAAACGCACCTCTAGATTCCTGTTCTTGTTGATTTTAAAGCGTTGGTGTGCTTGAATTAATTTATGctgataattaataataaaaactcactttaattttctaaataaaatatgactTCTAATTACGGTAATTAATATACAATTAAattacacttcatgtgaaaacgATATATGTGCTTAACCGAATACTAAAACTTGACATCATATATTTGCGGTTGAAAAATTAATGCAACAAGTTTTCTTGCGCTGTTACCCGTGATTgttctatttaattttaatattaatatcgtTACCACTTAATCTTGACTTTAGTTTggacttatttttatttattgtctgCTGAGTTATCGTTTCTCATCTGTTTTACAGTTATTTGAATATCTCAAAGCCTCGATTCGTTGCTTTTTGATCCAGAGATTGAAAAGACCGCTGAGGCTTTGAGAAAAGCAAAACGATAAGAGATGAAATCAACGGCTGAACATAGAGAGAACGCAAATCCGCCCCCTTCTGTGGTGCCTATCAGAGATCACTTTAGACAACTGATTAACAAAAATTACTCTGGCATAGCTCGTTGAACTATCAATGCCAATAATTTCGGGCTAAAGCCATCATTGATCAACATGGTTCAGCAAAACCAGTTTGGGGAACAGCAACATCATATCCGCATATTCActtgcaaatatttttggagATTACGAACACGATAGAAATTAATAATGTATCTGAggataataatatgatatgtttgttttctttttctctcagATACCAAGCAAGGGGTTGGCTTCAATCGCTACCCCTAGGAAGCGTCACCACATGGTAGGACTTGGCAACAAAAATTCTTGCAAAATATTTCCGCCTGCCAAATCTTCTCAATTGAAGATTGAGATCAGCACCTTCCGGCATAACGACTTTAAGTAGCTTTGTGAAGCATGGGAGCATTATAAATAACTACTTATAAGATGCCCAAATCATGGCTTCGGAGATTGGGTgcaaatcaaattattttataatggtTTGAATGGCCCAACAATAACAACTGTTGATGCAGTCGTTGGTGGTACGATTTTTGCTAAATTACCCGACCAAGCGTATGACCTACTTGAACAGATGACTATCAACAGCTCTCAGTGGCATAGTGAGAGATCTAGAGCAAAGACGACGACTAGATTGCATGTTGCAGATCCAATCACATTGCTCACTACCCAAGTATCTGCTCTAACCACAAAGATCGCAGTCATGAACAATGGAGGCCGGTACACGTCTGAAGTAGTGACTATGTCCATAGAAGAAGAGTCAAGCATGGAAGAAGCACAGTACATTAACAACAACAACCGCAGTTATCGAGGCTATCGGGGTAACCTTGTCCCTAATCAATACCAACCAAGTTTGCTTAACCATGAAAATTTTCTTATGCAGACAACAAGAATGTATTGAATCTCCTTTCGGGGTTCAACAATCAAAAGGATAAAGGTAAACCTTTCTTGTGAGATTTAGTTGGGACATTTGTGGCTGATCATTTTTGCCCTAGTACTAGAGATCATTCACATCATTATTGTGTATGCACCACAAGTGGGATTAGATGATGAGATTAAGAAGAAATTTTGGGACTCTCTAGGAGATGTAGTTATAGAATCCCTCATGACGAAAAAATCTCATATGCGGGCATTTAAATGGCCATGTAGGTAATGATAGAGTTGGGTATAAGAGGGTGCATAGAGGTCAAGGCATTGGGGTTCAAAATAACACGGGGGTTTTTATTCTAGACTTTGCCTTAGCTAGTGATCTTCGGATAGTAAACACTTTCTATAAGAAGAAGGAGAGTCATTTAGTTTAGAAGTAAGCATAATATAAGTcaaattgattaaatttttttaggagGCAAGAATTATGTATTTGTAAAAATTGTAAGGTCATACCAGGAGAATGCTTGACTACCCAACATATGCTATTAATcttatatcttttttttaatagcAGAAGTAGAGTAAACAAATTTCAATATAGGACGAGAATCAAATTGTGGAATATGAAAGGAGATGTATGTCAAACTATTATGAATCAGATTTTAAATAGTCAGTTAGTTCTCGAATGATGTGAGGATGTAAGGTGTACGGATAAGACTGATACCTCTTAAGTTATTTGAATTTATGGAGGGATTACTTTAAGAACTTACTCAATGAGACAAGTACGAAGGAGTTAAGTGTGCGTAGACATGAGATGCAAGAAGAAGATATTTATTGTTCCATCGTAGAGCTAGTGTTAAGGAAGTAATAGAGGGACTGACATGATGAGATACCAATTGAGGTATGGAAGCGTCTAGGGGAAGTTATGACCCAATAGCTGACTAAACTTTTTAATAGGATTCTAGATACAAGAAAGATACCAGAATCTTGGAGACATAGTATTGTAGTaccaatttataaaaataaaagaaaatatacaGGACTGTTCAAACTATAGAGAGATTAAACTTATGAGTCATACAATGATACTGTGGGAGCGAATGATAGACAAAGAATAAAGAGTCTCACTACTGTATCAGAGAACCAGTTTGGTTTTATGTCAGGTAGGCCTACAATAGGAGATGTTTTCTTGATTATACAAATGATAGAGAAATATAGAAAACAACATAAGAATCTGCATATGAAATTTGTCGACTTAGATAAAGCCTATGATATAGCGCCTAGAGAATTAATCTAGTTGTACTCAGAAGGAAGCATGTGTATCAATGCTACATCGAGATCATTAAAGATATGTATGAAGGTGTCGTAACTAGTGTTAAGCATATTGGACGGATGTCATGTGAATTTCTTGTGGCAATAGGACTTCATCAAGGATTGACTTTAAGACCTTACCTATTTGCTTTGGTTATGGATGAGCTGACATGGCATATTCGGGATGAGGTACCTTGGTGTAAGCTCTTGAGAGTAAAGGTTTTAAACTTAGTCGCTCAAAAACGAAATATATAGTTTGTAATTTTGATCCTGGATCTAGAGAAATGGGTAGCCAAATTGAGATTGAAGGTCGAGAAGTTCCAAAGTGTGAAGAATTTCGCTACTTAAGATCTATTATTCAAAAGAATGGAGACATTAGAGAGGATATAGATCATAGGATTAAGTAGAGTGGATGAAATGGAGTATGACATCAGGAGTCTTATGCGATAGAAGGATGCATGTGAGGctgaaagaaaaatgttataagGCTATTATTCGACCAGTTATGTTTTATGGCTCGGAATGTTGGGCCATTACACACCTACATATGTAAAAGATGACTGTACCAGATACATGTATCTTAAGATGAATGTGTTGCAAAACGTGCAAGTATAGAATTAGGAACGAAAGGATTATAAGCTATTTAGGTGTAGCTTCCAGAGAAGATAAGATTAGGAAGAGAAGTCTAATATGATTTGGTTATGTGAAAAAGAGACTAAACACGATCTCAATCTGACACATCTTAGAACGACAGGTTAATTGTAGAAGTAGGAATGGTAGACcattaaaaaattgaataaaagtgGTTAAGAAAGATATCTTAGAActtggtttaaaatatgatacgttaataattattgagtttgGAGAACTAATATCCATATAACCTACCCGCAACCAACGAGAATAATGATGAagattatatgtatataaattaaaaCGTGCTAGTAATTCGCCAATACCTTAAGATTTATGTAAAAGCAGCTAGTACGAAAAGCGGTTCAAACATATTCAAATTTAGAGGGAGAAACTTCTATAATTATTAACCCTCTTAGAAAATTTGGTTCAAACTTGATATGTAGTAGCAACAAATTATTGCATCAGTGATCTAGCAATAAATTCAGGCAAAGAACGACACGATAACAAGGCaaacataaacaaaaaaaattagacttaaTAATGCTCCTACGAAATCCAAAATCTGCAGTAGTTTTGGATAACTACAATATAAGCAAAAGGTTTATGAACCAGTCAACCAAATTGGGAGGGGAGAGTCCCCACCGCAAATCAAGGCACTAGAAGCTTCAAACTTCATTCAAGTCTATTACACATTAAACCATCctacaaaataaaaaaggaaaaattaaaaaacctcTTGTTAAACAAAAACTTCTTAGAGGAGATCAGCAACATTGGCTGGAAGCTCCTCGATCACAACATTGTAGAACTTCTGTATGTCGAAAAGCATTCTTTCATCATCTCTAGTAACAAAGTTAATGGCAACACCCTTCCTCCCGAATCTTCCACTTCGGCCAATACGATGCAGGTAATTCTCAGGCTGGGTCGGCAAATCATAGTTAATAACGAGAGACACTTGCTGCACATCAATACCACGAGCCAAGAGATCGGTGGTGATAAGCACACGAGATGAACCTGATCTGAATTCTCTCATGATGATATCCCTAGTGTTCTGATCCATGTCGCCATGAGTGGCGGATACAGTATGATCACGGCTGCGCATTTTGTCGGTAAGCCAGTCGACCTTACGTCTGGTGTTGACAAATATGACACTTTGAGTGATGGCCAACGTCTCATAAAGGTCACAGAGCGTTTCTAGTTTCCAGTCATCCTTTTCAACATTAACATAAAACTGCTTTATACCCTCGAGGGTTAACTCATCACGTTTGACAAGAATACGTACGGGCTTATTCATGAACTTTCTAGTTATTTCAAGAGCTTCTGGTGGCATGGTAGCTGAAAATACGCCAACTTGGATCTTAGGCGGCAGCAACTGAAAGATATCATATATCTGAAAGAGTGGATCAGTCTGATTAGATAAAGAATTTTTCATTATGGCAGTtggcaaaaataaatatttaatagtaGACCTGATCTTTAAAACCTCGTGAAAGCATTTCATCGGCTTCATCCAAAACAAACATTTTAATGTAATCAGGCCGTAGGGATTGCCTTCTCAACATGTCAAAAACTCGTCCAGGAGTGCCAACTACAACATGAACCCCACTGGAAAGTATCCTCTGATCTTCACGAACACTGGTACCTCCAACACAAGCATGGACCTTAACACCGAGATAATCACCTAGCGCTCGCATGACCTTCTCAATTTGCTGAGCAAGCTCACGAGTAGGTGCCAGAACCAAGGCCTGGCATTCGACTATGTTATAGTCTAGCTGCTGCAAAATTCCAGAGCAGAAGGTTGC
This genomic window from Primulina huaijiensis isolate GDHJ02 chromosome 7, ASM1229523v2, whole genome shotgun sequence contains:
- the LOC140980716 gene encoding eukaryotic initiation factor 4A-14 isoform X1; translated protein: MAGMAPEGSQFDARQYDTKMNELLGTDGEEFFTSYDEVYDSFDSMGLQENLLRGIYAYGFEKPSAIQQRGIVPFCKGLDVIQQAQSGTGKTATFCSGILQQLDYNIVECQALVLAPTRELAQQIEKVMRALGDYLGVKVHACVGGTSVREDQRILSSGVHVVVGTPGRVFDMLRRQSLRPDYIKMFVLDEADEMLSRGFKDQIYDIFQLLPPKIQVGVFSATMPPEALEITRKFMNKPVRILVKRDELTLEGIKQFYVNVEKDDWKLETLCDLYETLAITQSVIFVNTRRKVDWLTDKMRSRDHTVSATHGDMDQNTRDIIMREFRSGSSRVLITTDLLARGIDVQQVSLVINYDLPTQPENYLHRIGRSGRFGRKGVAINFVTRDDERMLFDIQKFYNVVIEELPANVADLL
- the LOC140980716 gene encoding eukaryotic initiation factor 4A-3 isoform X2 codes for the protein MGLQENLLRGIYAYGFEKPSAIQQRGIVPFCKGLDVIQQAQSGTGKTATFCSGILQQLDYNIVECQALVLAPTRELAQQIEKVMRALGDYLGVKVHACVGGTSVREDQRILSSGVHVVVGTPGRVFDMLRRQSLRPDYIKMFVLDEADEMLSRGFKDQIYDIFQLLPPKIQVGVFSATMPPEALEITRKFMNKPVRILVKRDELTLEGIKQFYVNVEKDDWKLETLCDLYETLAITQSVIFVNTRRKVDWLTDKMRSRDHTVSATHGDMDQNTRDIIMREFRSGSSRVLITTDLLARGIDVQQVSLVINYDLPTQPENYLHRIGRSGRFGRKGVAINFVTRDDERMLFDIQKFYNVVIEELPANVADLL